The following proteins are encoded in a genomic region of uncultured Vibrio sp.:
- the ispC gene encoding 1-deoxy-D-xylulose-5-phosphate reductoisomerase — translation MQKLTILGATGSIGASTLKVVEQNPALFSVVALAAGTNVEKMAALCRQWQPKYAVMADKSAAVALKSELYSCAPNTEVLGGVDALCHVASLDEVDSVMAAIVGAAGLLPTMAAVKVGKRVLLANKEALVMSGQLFIDAVEKSGAELLPVDSEHNAIFQCLPEQVQTSLGRCNLDEHGISHILLTGSGGPFRYTDIAELEHVTPAQAIAHPNWSMGPKISVDSATMMNKGLEYIEAKWLFNAAREQLKVIIHPQSVIHSMVQYRDGSVLAQMGEPDMATPIALTMSYPSRVNAGVKPLDFTQVGELTFLQPDFARYPCLKLAIDACYEGQHATTTLNAANEVAVDAFLNNRLGFTDIARINASVLNKISASCKADNVNSLESLLELDRMARTIALELICERG, via the coding sequence ATGCAAAAGTTAACGATTCTTGGTGCAACAGGCTCAATAGGTGCAAGTACACTTAAAGTGGTCGAACAGAATCCAGCGCTATTTTCTGTTGTTGCACTTGCAGCAGGCACTAACGTTGAAAAGATGGCGGCACTTTGTCGTCAATGGCAACCTAAATATGCAGTAATGGCGGATAAGTCTGCGGCCGTTGCACTGAAATCTGAACTTTATTCATGCGCACCAAATACAGAGGTGTTGGGTGGTGTTGACGCCCTTTGCCATGTTGCATCATTAGACGAAGTTGATAGCGTCATGGCGGCGATTGTTGGTGCTGCTGGTTTATTGCCTACGATGGCGGCAGTCAAAGTAGGTAAACGGGTGTTACTGGCAAACAAAGAAGCATTGGTCATGTCAGGGCAGTTGTTTATTGATGCAGTGGAGAAGTCCGGTGCAGAGTTACTTCCTGTCGATAGCGAACATAATGCGATTTTCCAGTGCTTACCAGAGCAAGTTCAAACCAGTCTGGGTAGATGCAATTTGGACGAGCATGGGATTTCTCATATTTTACTGACAGGCTCTGGTGGGCCATTCCGTTACACCGATATTGCTGAGTTGGAACACGTAACGCCAGCACAAGCCATTGCTCACCCGAATTGGTCTATGGGGCCAAAAATCTCGGTTGATTCGGCAACAATGATGAATAAAGGCTTGGAGTACATTGAAGCTAAGTGGCTATTTAATGCGGCACGCGAGCAGCTTAAAGTGATTATTCATCCGCAGTCAGTGATTCATTCCATGGTGCAGTATCGTGATGGCTCCGTATTAGCACAAATGGGCGAGCCCGACATGGCAACGCCAATTGCATTGACCATGTCATATCCGTCTCGAGTAAATGCCGGGGTTAAACCGCTTGATTTTACACAGGTTGGAGAGCTGACTTTCTTGCAGCCTGATTTTGCACGCTACCCATGTTTGAAACTGGCGATTGATGCTTGCTACGAAGGTCAACACGCGACAACGACGCTCAATGCTGCGAATGAAGTTGCTGTTGATGCATTTCTAAATAATCGCCTAGGTTTTACTGACATAGCTCGCATCAATGCGTCGGTGTTGAATAAAATCAGTGCGAGCTGCAAAGCTGATAATGTGAATAGCTTGGAAAGCTTGTTAGAGCTAGATAGAATGGCTAGAACTATCGCCCTTGAATTGATATGCGAGCGTGGCTAA
- a CDS encoding phosphatidate cytidylyltransferase — protein sequence MKQRIITALILAPLVILGIFKLPLMGFIIALTAITLLGFWEWTQFTGGRSRIAALIPAAIVTGLSFLYISPEANSLNHLSTPHYVMLGLGFVWWIIASVMAITYPNSTKSWQSSPILRHLFGFLTLLPFLWSVIILRATDITVDPYHGAKLVLFVCFLVWAADSGAYFAGKSMGKRKMAPNVSPNKTIEGLLGGIITALIVGWLFADWFDIQFTSSVHMVVITLITVVISVLGDLVESMFKRISGIKDSSNIIPGHGGVLDRIDSLTAAFPVFALLYYVF from the coding sequence TTGAAACAGAGAATAATAACGGCACTAATTTTAGCTCCCCTGGTTATTTTAGGCATTTTTAAGTTACCCCTGATGGGCTTTATCATCGCATTGACAGCGATAACCTTATTAGGATTTTGGGAGTGGACCCAGTTTACTGGCGGTCGCTCTCGAATTGCAGCCCTTATTCCGGCCGCAATTGTCACCGGACTTAGTTTTTTATACATCTCTCCTGAGGCGAATAGTCTCAACCACTTATCGACGCCTCATTATGTGATGCTTGGTCTTGGATTTGTATGGTGGATTATTGCCAGCGTAATGGCTATTACCTACCCAAATTCCACGAAGTCTTGGCAGAGTAGCCCTATTTTAAGGCACCTTTTTGGTTTTCTGACGTTACTTCCTTTTCTTTGGAGCGTCATTATTCTGAGAGCTACAGATATCACAGTAGATCCATACCACGGCGCAAAGCTGGTTCTTTTCGTTTGTTTCTTGGTATGGGCTGCAGACAGTGGCGCTTACTTTGCTGGTAAAAGTATGGGTAAGCGCAAAATGGCCCCAAATGTCAGCCCAAATAAGACCATTGAGGGTTTACTCGGAGGCATCATTACTGCCTTGATCGTTGGTTGGTTGTTCGCTGACTGGTTCGATATTCAATTCACGAGCTCAGTACATATGGTAGTCATTACGCTTATCACGGTGGTCATTTCTGTGCTTGGCGATTTGGTTGAAAGTATGTTCAAGCGCATCTCCGGCATTAAAGACAGCAGTAATATCATTCCAGGACACGGCGGTGTGCTTGATCGAATTGATAGCCTAACCGCAGCATTTCCCGTCTTTGCTCTTCTTTACTACGTATTCTAA